A stretch of DNA from Sphingomonas sp. SORGH_AS_0879:
GCCGACAGCCCCTGGACCAGGCGTCCGAGCAGGATGATGATCGGCGCGGCGACGCCGATCTGCGCATAGGTCGGGGTGATCGCGATGGCGAGCGTCCCCAGCGCCATCAGGCCCAGCGTCAACAACAGGCCCTGCCGCCGCCCATGCTTGTCGATATAGGCGCCCAGCACCAGCGCGCCCACGGGCCGCATCAGGAATCCGGCACCGAAGGTCATCAGGGTGAGCATCAGCGAGGCGAACTCGCTACCGGTCGGGAAGAACGCCCTGGAGATATAGGTGGCATAGTAACCGAACACCATGAAGTCGAACATCTCCAGGAAGTTGCCGCTGGCAACGATGAAGATCGACTTGAAGGCGGACTTGCGGCGTTCGACCGAAATGGGGGCGGCCGCGGTGGAAGCGGCGGCGAAGCTTGCGGTTGCCTGGGTCATGGCTTGGCCTTTTGCGAAGCGGGTTCCAATCCGCTGTCGCGGATGATCGGATAGGCTTTGGGGGATGACAGATAGGCGATCAGCGCCCTGGCCTCGGCCTGGTGGGGGGAATAGGCGACGACGCCCGCCGAGAAGGGGGTGACCTTCTGCAAGGAGTCGGGAAGCAGGCCGATGATGCGGATGCCCTGAACGGGCTTCAACTCGCTGAGCTGCTGGAAGCCGATCTCGGCCTGCCCCTGCGCGACGATCCGGCCCACCGGGGTGGCGGGGATCATGCGGCCCTTGGGGCGGACCTGGTCGGCGATGCCGAGCTTGTCGAGCATCACCGACTGGATATAGACGCCCGAAGCGCTGTCCGACCAAGCGACCGACTTGGCATTGACCAGCGTGTCGCGCACCGCATCCGGCGTACTGATATCGGGCACCGGAGCCCCCGCCTTCACCGCCACCGCGATCTTGGACAGGCCCAGATCGGTGACGGTGCCGGAGGTCACGCTGCCCGCCTGTTCCAGCTTGTCGAGCCCGCTGCGCGCCAGGATCACGACATCGGCATCCTCATGCCGGGCGAGCCGGTTGGGGATCGCCTGCGGCGTGTCGCCCATGGAAGGGCCGTGTTCGGTGACGATATGGACGCCGGTGTCGCGCTCATATTTCCTGGCCAGCGCCTCGAACGCGGCGGTGAAGCCGCCCGAGGTGACCACATGGAGTTCGCGGACCGCGACGGACTTGG
This window harbors:
- a CDS encoding substrate-binding domain-containing protein, producing the protein MRAALLLGLALSGPAFAREPKSVAVRELHVVTSGGFTAAFEALARKYERDTGVHIVTEHGPSMGDTPQAIPNRLARHEDADVVILARSGLDKLEQAGSVTSGTVTDLGLSKIAVAVKAGAPVPDISTPDAVRDTLVNAKSVAWSDSASGVYIQSVMLDKLGIADQVRPKGRMIPATPVGRIVAQGQAEIGFQQLSELKPVQGIRIIGLLPDSLQKVTPFSAGVVAYSPHQAEARALIAYLSSPKAYPIIRDSGLEPASQKAKP